One genomic segment of Panicum virgatum strain AP13 chromosome 2N, P.virgatum_v5, whole genome shotgun sequence includes these proteins:
- the LOC120660242 gene encoding protein ENDOSPERM DEFECTIVE 1-like, with product MAAAAAPPSPRPDLMPPPPPPPPVPPTTERRPRRRAREVSSRYLSTPVPATPRLSTASSTRSRSPTPSPRGRQRVATPFANENHPPPPPPPPTGTVARRRAVQKLFEETGACNPRASVGSNSSGAAAATPRQLPRSASGPAAPTARRGYPRLPTPARAGSYPSAASAHADSDAASCCSSSDTASTATDFSEAEGGLGVAPAAPCESPPLLGPASCRGGRLSSELRSSVPESGGSGRASNPLCYRSLNSALSISTATTGKLMTAARPPQPQGAKAAELKKAAIVGGRKVAGKQEDVHQLRLLDNRYLQHRFLNARAEAAAKAKAAAAEKSLYGLAERLMGLHESVSEKRAELDRLRREQRLFSVVNVQVPYLDQWTDIEGEHSSCLGGVTTALHNASLRLPIIGDVKGKCEEITDVLTSASLLLEPLSPCIGNFLPKVEEIDDVAKNLAQVIATERTLIEECGNLLYQAHNLQMREYSLRTQLMQLKKTEAT from the exons atggccgctgccgccgccccgccgtcgccgcgcccggATCTgatgccgccgcctccgccccctccGCCCGTTCCGCCGACgaccgagcgccgcccgcgccgccgcgcgcgggaaGTCAGCTCACGGTACCTCTCCACGCCCGTCCCCGCCACCCCGCGCctctccaccgcctcctccacgcGGTCGCGCTCCCCGACCCCGTCACCGCGTGGCCGCCAGCGGGTGGCCACACCTTTCGCCAATGAgaaccacccgccgccgccgccgccgccgcccacgggcACCGTCGCGCGCAGGCGGGCCGTGCAGAAGCTGTTCGAGGAAACGGGCGCCTGCAACCCGCgcgcctcggtgggctccaactcctccggcgccgccgcggccactccGCGGCAGCTCCCGCGCTCCGCCAGCGGGCCGGCCGCGCCCACCGCAAGGAGGGGGTACCCGCGCCTCCCGACGCCCGCGCGAGCCGGCTCTTACCCTTCCGCCGCTTCCGCCCATGCGGACTCCGACGCCGCGTCGTGCTGCTCGTCGTCCGACACGGCGTCCACGGCCACCGACTTCTCTGAGGCCGAGGGAGGGCTTGGGGTGGCCCCAGCCGCGCCGTGCGAGAGCCCGCCGCTGCTCGGCCCGGCGTCCTGCCGGGGTGGGCGCCTCTCGTCAGAGCTCCGGTCGTCGGTGCCGGAGTCAGGCGGATCCGGGCGAGCGTCCAACCCGCTCTGCTACCGCTCTCTCAACTCAGCACTGTCGATCTCAACGGCGACGACAGGGAAGCTGATGACAGCAGCGAGGCCACCACAGCCGCAAGGGGCAAAGGCAGCCGAGCTGAAGAAGGCGGCGATTGTGGGGGGCAGGAAGGTCGCGGGGAAGCAAGAGGACGTGCACCAGCTGCGGCTGTTGGACAATCGGTATCTCCAGCATAGGTTCCTCAACGCCCGGGCTGAAGCGGCAGCGAAGGCCAAGGCTGCTGCTGCAGAG AAATCTCTCTATGGGCTCGCGGAGAGGCTCATGGGTCTACATGAATCCGTTTCCGAGAAGAGGGCAGAGCTGGACAGATTGAGACGGGAGCAGAGATTGTTCTCGGTGGTGAATGTTCAG GTCCCATACTTGGATCAATGGACTGATATCGAGGGGGAGCATTCGAGTTGTCTTGGAGGGGTAACAACAGCTCTGCATAATGCCTCCCTACGATTACCAATCATTGGTGATGTCAAG GGAAAATGTGAGGAAATTACAGACGTGCTTACCTCAGCTTCTCTACTGCTGGAACCACTATCACCTTGCATTGGAAATTTCTTGCCAAAG GTCGAAGAAATTGATGATGTGGCCAAGAATCTTGCGCAAGTTATTGCAACTGAAAGAACATTGATAGAAGAGTGTGGTAATCTGTTATACCAAGCACATAACCTTCAG ATGCGGGAGTACAGTTTGAGGACTCAATTGATGCAACTAAAAAAAACTGAAGCAACATGA
- the LOC120660241 gene encoding uncharacterized protein LOC120660241: MSRLSFRPRPLDIHKRLPILKSVREFDDEEAGVASVASARAGVLLRHSGAELTAASAANNATEGEGNQAPSKKNIQEIPTPQFDIVDTYERDYTRTFAQPTSYIRGRGARAEIGEFVEYDLDNEDEDWLDDFNNERKNINPEKLEVLLFKLEILDHKARERAGAITPTFIGPVPVLLQLDTAMEALQYLSVRYAVFQAVYNYWKEKRERWQKPILRRLQPPPPVNDTNPYNVFRPREKAHRLHTRRMQRRENNIQSFEKLRLVRRNLEQAKALMDALIKREETKREVMECQVNLQRIQMKYKHEAQLVEDGITLSGFQQTSSRFESSDDDYADSDDTTTEQQYIRPAVFHPRFPVNKLSVIPPLRIKRERELKRRPQQNGWVFKRDPEEPVFLFTRPLDPEKLVVAGIKPPPDPPIENGATTPPFRCRGRIGRGGRIIFDRWNPLLRTPIGQGTSYYVPYGHRPPSPEG; the protein is encoded by the exons ATGAGTAGGCTCTCGTTCAGGCCGCGGCCGCTCGACATCCACAAAAGGCTCCCCATCCTCAAGTCCGTGAGGGAGTTCGATGATGAGGAGGCGGGGGTCGCGTCAGTTGCCTCCGCGAGGGCCGGGGTGCTGTTGCGTCACTCAGGGGCGGAGCTCACTGCTGCTTCTGCAGCGAACAATGCCACAGAGGGCGAG GGAAATCAAGCACCCAGTAAGAAAAATATCCAAGAAATACCAACCCCGCAGTTTGACATTGTGGACACCTATGAAAGGGACTATACTCGTACCTTTGCACAACCAACATCGTATATACGTGGAAGAGGAG CCAGAGCTGAGATCGGTGAATTTGTCGAGTATGACCTGGACAATGAAGATGAGGACTGGCTTGATGACTTCAATAATGAGCGGAAGAATATAAACCCTGAAAA GCTGGAGGTCCTGCTATTCAAGTTGGAAATTTTGGACCACAAGGCTCGTGAAAGAGCAGGAGCCATAACACCAACTTTCATAGGACCAGTACCAGTCCTCTTGCAGCTTGACACTGCTATGGAG GCTTTGCAGTATTTGTCTGTTAGGTATGCAGTTTTCCAAGCTGTATATAACTACTGGAAAGAAAAG AGGGAGCGATGGCAAAAGCCTATTCTTCGGCGATTGCAG CCTCCTCCGCCAGTGAACGATACAAACCCATACAATGTCTTCAGGCCAAGAGAAAAGGCTCATCGTCTTCATACAAGAAGG ATGCAAAGACGGGAAAACAATATCCAGTCATTCGAAAAACTCCGCTTG GTGCGACGCAACTTGGAGCAAGCAAAAGCACTGATGGATGCTTTGATTAAG AGGGAGGAGACAAAGCGAGAGGTCATGGAATGCCAAGTCAACCTTCAGCGCATTCAGATGAAATATAAG CATGAAGCCCAGCTTGTTGAGGATGGTATTACTTTGTCTGGCTTCCAGCAAACTTCTAGCAGATTtgaatcaagtgatgatgatTATGCTGATTCAGATGACACCACAACTGAACAGCAATATATACGGCCAGCTGTTTTCCATCCTCGGTTCCCTGTTAACAAGCTATCTGTGATCCCCCCACTCCGTATAAAGCGTGAAAGGGAACTAAAAAGGAGACCTCAGCAGAATGGCTGGGTATTTAAAAGG GACCCCGAGGAGCCAGTATTCTTATTCACAAGACCACTTGATCCAGAGAAATTGGTCGTGGCAGGTATCAAGCCGCCACCAGATCCTCCCATTGAGAATGGTGCCACAACACCACCATTTCGATGTCGAGGTAGGATTGGACGAGGTGGTCGCATCATCTTTGATCGATGGAACCCTCTTCTTCGGACACCAATTGGCCAAGGGACCTCTTATTATGTGCCATACGGTCACAGGCCTCCCTCACCTGAAGGTTGA